The DNA region TATTCGATTCCAGGATGCCCACCGGTAGGTGACCAAGTGTGGGCTGCTATTGAGGCTATTGTGAGCGGCAATCTCCCACCTAAAGGTTCCGTTATAGGAGCTAGAGATAAGACTCTCTGTGATGAGTGTGAAAGGAAACGCGAGGGGAAGAAGATTAAGAAGATCTACCGCAACTACGAGATTATCCCTGACCGCGAGAAATGCCTCCTCGAGCAGGGCATCCTCTGTATGGGGCCGGCCACCAGGGGAGGCTGTGGGGGCGCTTTATGTGTCAAAGCGAATATGCCCTGTCGGGGATGCTATGGCCCCCCTCCCGGCGTCAGAGACCAGGGTGCCAAGATGCTTTCTGCGTTGGCATCGATACTTGAGGCGGAAAGCAGTGATGAGATGAAAGAAGCCGTCGACAAGGTAGTTGACCCGGTTGGAACCTTCTATATGTTCGGTTTCGCGAATTCACTTTTAAAGGAGGCTAAGAAATGAAGACAATAACGATAGACCCTATAACAAGGCTTGAAGGGCATGGTAAGATAAGTATCTTCTTAGATAGTGAAGGTAATGTCGCGAATGCCTACTTCCAGGTACCGGAGCTGAGAGGCTTCGAGAAGTTCTGTGAGGGCCGCCGCGTCGAAGAGATGCCTGACCTCACCTCGCGGATATGCGGAGTCTGCCCAGAAGCCCATAGCATGGCTTCGACTAAAACTCTTGATGCGGTCTTCCACGTAGAGCCGCCGAGCGCGGCTAAGAAGATAAGGGAGCTACTATACAGTGCCTTCCAGTTTGCTGACAAGATAACTCATTTCTACATACTTGCAGGTGCGGATTTCGTTGTCGGCCCAGAAGCATCTCCAGCTGAGAGGAATGTCCTAGGTCTCATAGCGAAGGTTGGGAAGGAGATAGGGCTCTCAGTAATCAGACACCGCCTCATGGGGCATCAAATTATACAGATGATTGGCGGTAGGCAAGTTCACGCAACCTACGGATTACCTGGAGGTGTGAGTAAACCTCTAAGCAAGGATGAGCAAGTGAAGATAGAGGCTATGGCTAAAGAGATGGTTGAGTTCGGTAAGTTCAGCTTGAAACTCTTCGAGGATGTCGTCCTCAAAAATAAAGACTATGTCGACATGATTTTTAGCGACGCCTATACCACAAGGACTTATTATATGGGTACAGTTGATCAGAACAATAAGGTCAACTTCTATGATGGGATGATCAGAGTCGTCGACCCTGACGGTAAAGAGTTCGCAAAATACCCCCCCGCAGATTATATGGAACACATAGCGGAGCATGTTGAGCCGTGGTCATACCTCAAATTCCCCTACCTGAAGAAAGTTGGGTGGAAGGGGCTCGTCGGCGGAAAGGGTAGTGGAGTCTACCGGGCGACACCGCTCTCACGTCTAAACGCCGCAGACGGTATGGCTACCCCTCTAGCGCAAGCTGAGTATGAGAAAATGTATGAGACTCTGGGAGGTAAGCCTGTTCACCATACTCTAGCGACACATTGGGCCCGATTGGTTGAGTTGATGTATGCTGCAGAGAGGACACTGGAACTCAGCCAAGATCCAGAGATTCTCGATTCGAATGTAAGGCAGATACCAAAGGAGACACCGACAGAAGGTGTGGGTGAGGTTGAGGCGCCTAGGGGGACACTAACGCACCACTATGTAACCGATGAGAGAGGAGTACTCAAGAAGGTAAACCTAATTGTAGGGACGACCAACAATTACGCGCCAATCTGCATCTCAATCAAGCAAGCTGCCCAAGGACTGATTAAAGGTGGTAAAGTCTCGGAGGGGCTCCTAAATAGAGTCGAGATGGCTTTCAGAGCATACGACCCCTGCTTCGCATGTGCCACTCACACCTTACCCGGACAGATGCCTCTAGAGGTCACGATATACGACGAGAATCAAAAAGTCATCCGAAGGCTTAGCCACTGAGATCCCTTCTAGAATTTTATTTTTTTTACGAAGCCATTGCAGGGTATTTCCTTCCTGAGGAAACGGTGTGTAAACGTATCTCCTCCCACTCTAAGGAACTCTTCAACATCTTCGGGGGTATCTATGTCGAGCATTACCCTCTTAGAAAAGTATACAGATAGTTTAAGTCCTCTCTCTTTTGCCATTCGAATGTGAGCAGTATAGCTTTCATTTTCGTAGCAGGTTCTTATTACGTCGGGCGGTTTAAGAAGTAGCGCGTTAGTTCCATCATAGCGTATAGAGGGGGTTATAACCATCGACCGCTCATCTGCTGCCATGCTAATCATCCTATCTATGTCCCGTGGTGTTATAAGTGGAATGTCTGAGGGTAAAATTAGTGCGCCCGTAGCGCCCCTATGCTTGGCATAGCTTGTGGCAATTGCTACAGCTGTGTTCACGCCCCTCTCAGATTTCTCCATCAAAGTCTCGGCGTTCATATCTTTAGAAAGCTCATGGATTGTTGGGTCTGAAGATACGACAAGGATGCTCCTGATGTCTCGTGAACGCTGCACCGCGTTCATCACGTCTATAAACATGTTTAAGCCAAGTTTGCACCTCCCATCGGCGTCCAATATTGGAGCTAAACGGCTCTTTATATTTCTCAAACCTTTTACAGGTATAATGACGTCAACAACCATACCGAAGAGCCCCATCTCTCAATGTCTCTTCAAAATCTCAACCACCTTAGCTGCTAACCTCTTTCTACCATCCTTGCTCGCCATAGCCGTGTCGGTCAGGATGCATTCCACGCCCAGCTGATTTATGCGCCCTTTTAAGGCTGAATCCTCGAAGTCAATCACTATAGCATCTAAAAAGTCTCGATAAAGCCAAGCGACTCCAAAGGATGATACTTCCACCCCGATACCTTCTAGAAGCTTCCCCGCAGGCCCACTAAACGGTCTTCCTCCCACTATTGGAGATACCGCAACCTTCTTCGCGCTGGTCTTTACTAACGCGTCTTTTATGCCAGGTATGGCCAGAATCGGGCCTATGCTTGTTACAGGGTTGGCAGGCGCTATAATTATACCATCAGCCTTCTCTATAGCCTCTACTACGCCGGGGGCGGGTGAGGCTTGCTCAGCTCCTACATACACCACACCTAAAACTCTATCTCTCGCCTCCCGCTTAACCCAAAACTCCTGAAAATGTAACAACCCATTATCAGTTAGAATTCTCGTCTCCACAGGAGAGTCAGATGCAGGCAGTATCTTTGCCCTAACTCCAAGCAACGCCGAGATGCGCTGGGTAACTTCAGCGAGACCACGACCAGCTCGCCTGTGAAAGGTGCGATAGATGTGAAGAGCCAGATCCTTGTCGCCCAGCCTGAACCACGTCTCCACCCCCAAGCGAGAAAGATTAGCTAGAGCGTTGAACGTGTCTTCCCTTCGCCCCCACCCCCTTTCCTCGTCCAGTAACCCGGCAAACATATATGTTACCGTATCAACATCTGGGCAGATGTAAAGGCCGAAGACCTCGAAGTTATCTCCCACGTTGACTATAACTGTGAGATCCTCTTCACAAAGTATCTCGCGAACGCCCTCGAGAAATTTCGCCGAGCCCGTCCCACCAGATATAACAGTTATCATGGTATGCATCTGGTTCAGAAGCATACCTTGCTATATAATGCTTATCAAGGTAAGATGGGCCTTGGCGTTGAGGCAACAATGGGAGAGATCTTTTTTGACCCCGAAAGTCTTGGCGTGTAAGTTACATCTTGCGCTATTTGTGCGTCTACTTTGCCTGAGTTTTCGGGACGAATTGGGGGTGGTGAGAGATATTTCCTTACACGTAAACATTTTTGGCAGTAGAGGTAATGTCTTGAGGAGTTACTAAGGTGAATGAGACGTGAATTGCACTTCCAACACCTCAAACTTTATCACCTGCCGTTAATTAAAGAGCTGAGCTTCAAGTTTAAATCGACGGCAAAGCGAATAGAAGAGTTTGAAAAGATAAGGAGGATCGTCCAGAAAAATAGACAGAATACTTCAAAATAGAAAAGCAAAACTTTAGCAAAAAAGTATTGGACGACGACCATGCAATAGAATCAGACTTGGATAGACTCGGGAAGATTATACCTAAACCCACAAACTGTAATGTTTCAGCTTTAGTGGAGGATATACAAGAAGCTGGAAAAACTTCGGCCATACATGGCTGCCACTCATGGATAAAATGATTCCGATTAAGCCAAGAACTATAGTTTACATTAGGTTCACTGGCAATGTGGGTCTTATAGCTGACGTTTTTCATCGAATGCAATTGGCGCGTATTTTATAAAATGGTAGGGGCGGCGGAAAAAACTTCCATAAAAAACGTGTAATAAAGTAATGGTTTTAGGTTGCGCGGTTATAGCTGAACCCAGAGGAGCGCGAAGGCTATGAAGAACGTCAGTATGGAGATCGGCACACCCAAAATCATCCACCCAACCATGGAGAATGAGCCTATCTTCTTTTTCTCAATCAGTCCTGCTACCACAATGTTGGCCGTAGAGCCGATTACAGTGGCATTGCCGCAGTAGGTTCCGCCGATTAGCATCATCCACCAGATCGGCTCTATAGGTAAGCCTACGTCGCCTAAGGCTTGAACTACTGGCGCTAATGTGGCTACAGCTAACACGTTGTCCATAAAGGCTGTTAGAACAGAGATGACCCCCCCAACTAGTAGCATTGTGTCGAATAGTCCGCTGACTGATTTGGCGATTGTGAGCGCGATTAGGTCTGTTACACCTGTAAACCTTAATGTCCCTACACTCGCGAAGAGCAGTAGGAAGTAGAGTAACGTCCACCAGTCAACTTTTTCTATGATTTCACGGGCGCGTCCCCTACTAATCATTAGAACAGCACCAGATCCAAGCAGAGGAACCCCCAACAACATCATATTCTTCCCAAGATGTAAGTATTCTTCTATCTGGTGGTGAAGTATCAGCCCAGCAAGCACCCCGATGAATATGCATAGGGCGACCTTGAGGTCTCGGCTCATCTTAACCTCTTCAAACTCCAATACTTGACCTGGATTGCTAAGCTTTGTTCCACGCATCAAGTAGACCATACCGATTACTGCCGTAAGTACGCTGTTTATTATCGCTAGAGGAAAGACCCATC from Candidatus Bathyarchaeia archaeon includes:
- a CDS encoding SLC13 family permease produces the protein MNKIELCKIPSYFAIVILAPYVISTVLGEVSLPQLISLTVFVSFIAGSLFYWPFRNGFALIGISLLLALRVLDIEHLIEFANLDIVLFLVGMMSVIAFLEEKKFFDWLISIMIKPFSKSPPMLIFVILILATIMAALVDEVTSILFMSVIMLKVLSQYGIEGKKTIPFIIFLVFTTNIGSSALPVGNPVGVLIAFQAGLTISDFIRWVFPLAIINSVLTAVIGMVYLMRGTKLSNPGQVLEFEEVKMSRDLKVALCIFIGVLAGLILHHQIEEYLHLGKNMMLLGVPLLGSGAVLMISRGRAREIIEKVDWWTLLYFLLLFASVGTLRFTGVTDLIALTIAKSVSGLFDTMLLVGGVISVLTAFMDNVLAVATLAPVVQALGDVGLPIEPIWWMMLIGGTYCGNATVIGSTANIVVAGLIEKKKIGSFSMVGWMILGVPISILTFFIAFALLWVQL
- the cofD gene encoding 2-phospho-L-lactate transferase; translation: MITVISGGTGSAKFLEGVREILCEEDLTVIVNVGDNFEVFGLYICPDVDTVTYMFAGLLDEERGWGRREDTFNALANLSRLGVETWFRLGDKDLALHIYRTFHRRAGRGLAEVTQRISALLGVRAKILPASDSPVETRILTDNGLLHFQEFWVKREARDRVLGVVYVGAEQASPAPGVVEAIEKADGIIIAPANPVTSIGPILAIPGIKDALVKTSAKKVAVSPIVGGRPFSGPAGKLLEGIGVEVSSFGVAWLYRDFLDAIVIDFEDSALKGRINQLGVECILTDTAMASKDGRKRLAAKVVEILKRH
- a CDS encoding Ni/Fe hydrogenase subunit alpha, which produces MKTITIDPITRLEGHGKISIFLDSEGNVANAYFQVPELRGFEKFCEGRRVEEMPDLTSRICGVCPEAHSMASTKTLDAVFHVEPPSAAKKIRELLYSAFQFADKITHFYILAGADFVVGPEASPAERNVLGLIAKVGKEIGLSVIRHRLMGHQIIQMIGGRQVHATYGLPGGVSKPLSKDEQVKIEAMAKEMVEFGKFSLKLFEDVVLKNKDYVDMIFSDAYTTRTYYMGTVDQNNKVNFYDGMIRVVDPDGKEFAKYPPADYMEHIAEHVEPWSYLKFPYLKKVGWKGLVGGKGSGVYRATPLSRLNAADGMATPLAQAEYEKMYETLGGKPVHHTLATHWARLVELMYAAERTLELSQDPEILDSNVRQIPKETPTEGVGEVEAPRGTLTHHYVTDERGVLKKVNLIVGTTNNYAPICISIKQAAQGLIKGGKVSEGLLNRVEMAFRAYDPCFACATHTLPGQMPLEVTIYDENQKVIRRLSH
- a CDS encoding oxidoreductase; this translates as MPKLKLAFYWAASCGGCEISVLEIGEKILTVAEIADIVFWPAALDFKYADVEKMPDKTIDVCFFNGGIRTSEHRHIAELLRAKSKLLVAFGSCAMEGCIPGLANLHKREEIFNRVYHETPTTDNPGGIIPKTKVEAPEGTLELPEFLGRLSTLGQTVDVDYSIPGCPPVGDQVWAAIEAIVSGNLPPKGSVIGARDKTLCDECERKREGKKIKKIYRNYEIIPDREKCLLEQGILCMGPATRGGCGGALCVKANMPCRGCYGPPPGVRDQGAKMLSALASILEAESSDEMKEAVDKVVDPVGTFYMFGFANSLLKEAKK
- the cofC gene encoding 2-phospho-L-lactate guanylyltransferase, with protein sequence MGLFGMVVDVIIPVKGLRNIKSRLAPILDADGRCKLGLNMFIDVMNAVQRSRDIRSILVVSSDPTIHELSKDMNAETLMEKSERGVNTAVAIATSYAKHRGATGALILPSDIPLITPRDIDRMISMAADERSMVITPSIRYDGTNALLLKPPDVIRTCYENESYTAHIRMAKERGLKLSVYFSKRVMLDIDTPEDVEEFLRVGGDTFTHRFLRKEIPCNGFVKKIKF